Proteins from a genomic interval of Methanoplanus endosymbiosus:
- a CDS encoding multiprotein bridging factor aMBF1 yields MTECEVCGETIRGKPVLVQIGGARMRVCSKCSKLGTVLERPGAEALAKQAGKIKSIRPGASSGTSAPRRRPRDVFDMMDGDIVDDFSSRVREGREALGLSQKELALNIKEKEGLIKKIEKGMIPEDGVRKKIENALNIKLIESSDTDVRSEKSGPVTPTLGDMMKLKRSK; encoded by the coding sequence ATGACAGAGTGTGAGGTTTGCGGAGAAACGATCCGGGGAAAACCCGTTCTCGTCCAGATTGGCGGTGCCAGAATGCGTGTGTGCAGTAAATGCTCTAAGCTTGGCACAGTTCTGGAGAGGCCTGGTGCAGAAGCACTGGCAAAGCAGGCCGGCAAAATTAAGTCTATAAGGCCGGGTGCTTCTTCAGGCACGTCAGCACCAAGGAGACGTCCCAGAGATGTCTTCGACATGATGGATGGTGATATTGTGGATGATTTCTCTTCAAGAGTCAGAGAGGGAAGGGAGGCGCTCGGCCTCTCTCAGAAGGAACTTGCCCTGAATATTAAAGAGAAGGAGGGCCTGATAAAGAAGATTGAGAAGGGAATGATTCCGGAAGACGGTGTCAGAAAGAAGATTGAGAATGCCCTTAATATTAAGCTCATTGAGTCCTCAGATACGGATGTCAGGTCTGAGAAATCCGGCCCTGTTACCCCGACTCTTGGCGATATGATGAAGCTTAAGAGATCAAAATAA
- the tpiA gene encoding triose-phosphate isomerase yields MAKRFPEIIINFKIYTEGFGKAGHSIAKAAEMVMNETGVIIGIAPGYMDLHPMSVHYSLPVYAQHIDPVKPGAGTGHILADAVVSAGACGTLINHSEKRLTLADVSLAVEIAKSVHLETIVCTNDVFTSAAAAAFSPEFIAIEPPELIGSGVSVSTADPGIINNSVSAVKNISGDTKVLAGAGIHSGNCVKTAMELGADGVLLASGVVKAKDPYAVLTDLAGGVI; encoded by the coding sequence ATGGCAAAGAGATTTCCTGAGATAATTATTAATTTCAAGATCTATACTGAAGGATTTGGCAAAGCAGGACACAGCATTGCCAAAGCGGCTGAGATGGTGATGAATGAGACCGGAGTTATCATCGGTATTGCTCCGGGCTACATGGATCTCCACCCGATGTCAGTGCACTACTCCCTGCCTGTATATGCACAGCATATAGATCCTGTAAAACCCGGCGCGGGCACAGGTCATATACTTGCGGATGCTGTTGTCTCAGCCGGTGCATGCGGCACTCTAATCAACCATTCGGAAAAGAGGCTTACACTTGCTGATGTCTCGCTTGCTGTGGAGATTGCAAAGTCTGTTCATCTTGAGACAATTGTCTGTACCAATGATGTATTTACAAGTGCTGCGGCAGCAGCGTTCTCTCCGGAATTCATTGCAATCGAGCCGCCTGAGCTGATAGGGTCAGGTGTTTCAGTATCGACAGCTGATCCCGGAATAATTAACAATTCTGTCTCTGCTGTAAAGAATATCAGCGGGGATACAAAGGTTCTTGCAGGTGCGGGCATCCATTCCGGAAACTGTGTTAAGACAGCTATGGAACTTGGTGCAGACGGAGTTCTGCTGGCATCCGGGGTTGTAAAGGCAAAGGACCCCTATGCAGTCCTCACCGATCTTGCAGGCGGGGTTATCTGA
- a CDS encoding CBS domain-containing protein: MIIPTPGEIREKRVKLGMTQSETARKSGLSQSMIARIESGSVDPRVSTLRKILSVLQDAEKSALTAVDLMFSPVISVESGESLAKAVSIMGDKGISQLPVIDNGVPIGCISESAIINAMEDGRIKEIGKHLAKDLMEDCFPVVGPSTDPDTIMHLLHSHHAVLVLEKGTVKGVITKHDLIAKRP; encoded by the coding sequence ATGATAATTCCTACACCGGGGGAAATCAGGGAAAAAAGGGTTAAACTCGGCATGACACAGTCAGAGACTGCCCGCAAATCAGGGCTTAGCCAGTCGATGATCGCCAGAATAGAATCCGGAAGTGTCGATCCGAGAGTGAGCACACTCAGAAAGATTCTGTCTGTACTTCAGGATGCAGAGAAGTCAGCACTCACAGCAGTTGACCTGATGTTTTCACCGGTCATATCTGTTGAATCCGGTGAAAGTCTTGCAAAGGCGGTCTCAATTATGGGAGATAAAGGGATCTCACAACTACCGGTAATTGACAATGGTGTGCCGATAGGCTGCATATCTGAGTCCGCCATCATCAATGCAATGGAAGACGGGCGCATAAAGGAGATTGGAAAACACCTGGCTAAAGACCTGATGGAGGACTGTTTCCCGGTTGTCGGCCCCTCAACCGATCCGGATACCATTATGCACCTTCTGCACAGCCATCACGCAGTGCTTGTCCTTGAAAAGGGCACTGTCAAAGGTGTCATTACAAAGCATGACCTTATAGCAAAGAGACCATGA
- a CDS encoding TIGR00296 family protein, whose protein sequence is MELLDEDEGKTALCIARSVINEVVSGKKSTFPELTPVFNDKRGVFVTLNKYGDLRGCIGIPYPVMPLKDALREAAASSATADPRFERLKPDELSEVTIDITVLTPPETVSGDPLKRPEKIEVGKHGLIISGFGRSGLLLPQVATEYEWDAEEFLDHTCRKAGFIPGFWKNPEIELKRFEGQIFSEIGVI, encoded by the coding sequence ATGGAACTGCTGGATGAGGATGAAGGAAAAACCGCACTCTGCATTGCAAGAAGTGTGATAAATGAAGTGGTGTCCGGAAAAAAAAGCACCTTTCCGGAGCTTACTCCGGTTTTTAATGATAAGCGCGGAGTTTTTGTAACCCTGAACAAATACGGAGATCTAAGGGGATGTATCGGCATTCCTTACCCTGTGATGCCACTTAAGGATGCGCTCAGGGAGGCCGCAGCTTCATCCGCAACAGCAGATCCACGTTTTGAAAGGTTAAAACCAGACGAGCTGAGTGAAGTTACGATAGATATTACAGTCCTTACTCCGCCTGAGACCGTCTCCGGAGATCCGCTTAAAAGGCCGGAAAAGATAGAGGTCGGTAAGCATGGTCTGATAATTTCCGGATTTGGAAGAAGTGGTCTTCTTCTCCCACAGGTTGCGACTGAATATGAATGGGATGCAGAAGAATTTCTGGACCATACATGCCGGAAGGCTGGTTTTATTCCGGGATTCTGGAAGAACCCGGAGATAGAACTGAAGAGATTTGAAGGACAGATATTTTCAGAAATCGGAGTGATTTAG
- the tgtA gene encoding tRNA guanosine(15) transglycosylase TgtA: MSISFEVIHKDIMGRTGKLKVGDKTAKTPLLLPVINPHIQIIKPEEMEKLGVEALITNAYIFSKSEEFRERALKEGLHEILNFSGIIMTDSGAFQQSVYGDVSFTNTETVRFQRAIGSEIIVPMDIATSPDRDHDEADEELSVTTERIREALTVIDDGHLAAPVQGGIHEDLRLKAAESVRDMGVVFCPVGAVVPLMENYRYRDLVRVVMAAKEGLSPSSCIHLFGAGHPSMFALATAMGCDVFDSAAYALYAREGRYMTARGSMKLDELNELPCACDVCRKHTAAELKKSPDREKLLALHNLYVTLAEISTIRQAILDGTLWELVDERCRGHPRLLEGYRELLKYKERLEESDNAVKRRFFYRGSESCERTEVLRYHRMVNRFEAGDISLIKISGTVPADLPHFDSVFLFRPPFGPYPPELSETFPVGQAEVPGWDDDMMKSGFKGLYELIRSNPATEFYICMDREFENIAAVCLKDFEERIRYV, from the coding sequence GTGTCAATTAGTTTTGAGGTAATTCATAAGGATATAATGGGCAGGACCGGGAAACTGAAGGTTGGTGACAAGACAGCAAAGACACCACTCCTTCTTCCGGTGATAAACCCGCATATACAGATAATAAAACCTGAAGAGATGGAAAAACTCGGAGTTGAGGCACTCATTACAAATGCCTACATCTTCAGCAAGAGCGAGGAGTTCAGGGAGAGGGCGCTTAAGGAGGGCCTGCATGAAATCCTGAACTTTTCAGGTATAATCATGACAGATTCCGGTGCTTTTCAGCAGTCTGTCTATGGTGATGTGAGCTTTACCAATACTGAGACTGTAAGGTTTCAGAGAGCTATTGGAAGTGAGATAATAGTCCCGATGGACATTGCGACATCACCTGACAGAGATCATGATGAGGCTGATGAGGAGCTGTCTGTGACAACCGAAAGGATACGTGAGGCTCTCACAGTCATTGACGACGGTCATCTTGCCGCGCCGGTTCAGGGCGGCATTCATGAGGATCTGAGGCTTAAAGCCGCAGAGTCTGTCCGTGATATGGGCGTTGTATTCTGCCCTGTCGGTGCGGTTGTGCCGCTGATGGAGAATTACCGTTACAGAGATCTGGTCCGTGTCGTTATGGCGGCAAAGGAGGGACTGTCACCGTCATCCTGTATCCATCTCTTCGGTGCCGGACATCCGTCCATGTTTGCACTTGCAACTGCAATGGGGTGTGATGTCTTTGACTCCGCTGCCTATGCCCTCTATGCCCGTGAGGGGCGTTACATGACTGCAAGGGGCAGTATGAAACTGGATGAACTGAACGAACTTCCATGCGCCTGTGATGTCTGCCGGAAACATACTGCGGCTGAACTGAAAAAATCACCTGACAGGGAGAAGCTCCTTGCGCTTCACAATCTCTATGTGACACTTGCGGAGATCTCAACGATCAGGCAGGCTATCCTTGACGGAACATTATGGGAGCTTGTGGATGAGAGATGCAGAGGCCATCCACGCCTGCTTGAAGGCTACCGCGAACTGTTAAAGTATAAAGAGAGGCTTGAGGAGTCGGATAATGCTGTCAAGAGGAGATTCTTCTACAGGGGTTCTGAGTCCTGTGAGAGAACCGAGGTGCTGAGATATCACAGAATGGTGAACCGGTTTGAAGCAGGGGATATATCCCTGATTAAGATCTCAGGCACTGTGCCTGCTGACCTCCCTCATTTTGATTCTGTATTTCTTTTCAGGCCACCCTTCGGGCCGTACCCGCCTGAGCTGTCAGAGACGTTTCCTGTCGGGCAGGCTGAAGTTCCCGGATGGGACGATGATATGATGAAGTCCGGATTTAAAGGTCTGTATGAACTTATCAGATCAAACCCTGCGACCGAATTTTATATCTGCATGGACAGGGAATTTGAGAATATAGCAGCAGTTTGCCTGAAAGATTTTGAGGAGAGAATCAGATATGTTTGA